The Sebastes umbrosus isolate fSebUmb1 chromosome 1, fSebUmb1.pri, whole genome shotgun sequence genome includes the window CACAAACAGCAATCAGACCAGAGgtacagtattttattttgtaataattcAGTGCCGAGCAAAATCTACACATCGTTTTGCCAAGAGAACCTGAttcaaatgtaatgatttatcCTCGTATTGTGTTGACTTTGTGTTGGAATTCACTTTAAAGACAGTTTGGTTGACTTTTATAAACTTAAAATGATTATATTTGGTAATTATTCAAAACACTATGGATGGaatctgccaaaatcaaaaataaatgaataaataaataagtaaatatatcattaaatgtagcaaaaataatattaaaaattaaaaaaataaatgtagctattaattaattgataaaatgtgacataaattgatatttctgttttaattagcttatttatttattcatctttatattaattcccttatttatttatttttgcatttatttatttgttttgcattttttttatttatatatttttgcatttattttgtatttattttatatttattttaaatatatgtatttatttaagcatttatttatttatgcacgatttaccttctgcatttcaccccttatttatttccccaaaagcTTCATCTCACATAAACATTTTGCTTCCAAGCCGTTAAACAAGACAATGTGAACTtcagtggtgtaatgtaactaagaacatttactcaagtataattttgacaaacttgtacttgagtattcccattttttgctattttatacttctattccactacatttcagtagaacatattatacatattacTCCAGTACATGTATTTGACACAGttatagttactagttacttttaacagatatacagtatgatatgcTTAAATGATTTGATGCAGTACTTtactactaatctacccagtagtatataaagtatctAAAATTGGCACCACATTGACGAACTACAACTGATATCAActgttgctgataatacttgtacttttacttaagtaacattttgaaataaGGGTCTTTTATTTAAACTATATTTctaaggatctgagtacttcctccaccactggtgaACTTTGTGAATATAGACCTTTCAATGGTCTCTAATGCAGTTAAGATACTTTTGTCTCGTTCTTATTACAAAACAGGTaatttcatcatcatcaatatattataaatatataaacttgAGCTGTCTATTGCTTCTAAGACCTTACAAAATAGGTCAATGTGGACACCACATGAGATTAAgactaaataatatatatattttttctttcagatcCCTTTGAGGGTCCCAACTACCACATCGCTCCTCGATGGGCTTACAACGTTTCAACAGTCTGGATGTTTATCGTGGTCGTCTTATCAGTCTTCACCAACGGCCTCGTCTTGGTGGCCACGGCAAAGTTCAAGAAACTCCGTCACCCTCTGAACTGGATCCTGGTCAATCTTGCAATAGCTGATCTTGGAGAGACAGTTTTCGCCAGCACCATCAGCGTATGCAACCAGATGTTTGGTTACTTCATTCTGGGACACCCGATGTGCGTCTTTGAGGGCTACATTGTCTCAGTTTGTGGTGAGTGGTCACAGTTTTTCTCTTTGATTGGAAGGAGTTTTCATGGTGCTGCATAAGTTATCAATATCTTATTCTTTACACAGGTATTACTGCTCTCTGGTCCCTGACTATCATCTCCTGGGAGAGATGGATAGTTGTGTGCAAACCTTTTGGGAACGTCAAGTTTGATGAAAAATGGGCCACAGGTGGAATACTGTTCTCCTGGATCTGGTCGGCAGTGTGGTGTGCTCCCCCCCTCTTTGGATGGAGCAGGTagcctggtgttttttttaatatataaaaaaaacaagagtgaaTTCATCAGTGTTGTAAACTAAACATTTTCTTGCATCAGGTACTGGCCTCATGGACTAAAGACTTCCTGTGGACCTGATGTCTTCAGTGGAAGTGATGACCCTGGAGTCCAGTCCTACATGATTGTTCTGATGACGACATGTTGTCTCCTTCCTCTGGCTGTCATCATCTTGTGCTACCTTGCAGTTTGGATGGCTATCCGTGCTGTAAGTCATCTTACcagcagttttatatatataaagtacatCAGttattcccaaagactgggtcagGACCTACAGCTGGGTCGCACAAGATTTTATTATAGGGTCACCAAATAcgtttgcagaatttcttccatcgTCTTTTATTCaagatttatatctgcagtccaTCTTTGAGGGAGTCTGAATGtccgtattgttctgataattgtagcctgcTTATACATGACAGTCTCAcgtcagtttgtgaaatagtcacaaaattttatttatttgattcgtgtacagagacacaaatttcacttttttttcgtaacactcagcacgactttcaacaacatatttttcattttttttcctacaaatgtccggCAAcgcgtgacgcacgtgtcaatttctgcttcagtcttttcaaaacaaaactacttagttaggtttaggaaaagatcaatttGGTTATGATTAGGCAacacactacttagttaggtttaggaaaatatcaatttggttaggattaggtaacaaaaccacttagttaggttaaggaaaagatcaatttggttaggattaggcaacacaactacttagttaggtttaggaaaagatc containing:
- the LOC119489099 gene encoding red-sensitive opsin encodes the protein MAEKWGNQAFAARRYHEETTRGSAFVYTNSNQTRDPFEGPNYHIAPRWAYNVSTVWMFIVVVLSVFTNGLVLVATAKFKKLRHPLNWILVNLAIADLGETVFASTISVCNQMFGYFILGHPMCVFEGYIVSVCGITALWSLTIISWERWIVVCKPFGNVKFDEKWATGGILFSWIWSAVWCAPPLFGWSRYWPHGLKTSCGPDVFSGSDDPGVQSYMIVLMTTCCLLPLAVIILCYLAVWMAIRAVAMQQKESESTQKAEREVSRMVVVMIIAYIVCWGPYTVFACFAAANPGYAFHPLAAAMPAYFAKSATIYNPVIYVFMNRQFRVCIMKLFGKEVDDGSEVSQSKTEVSSVAPA